The following are encoded in a window of Qipengyuania soli genomic DNA:
- a CDS encoding TonB-dependent receptor: MKFKYLLTASAVGIAASAMVASPAAAQSTGSADFDDENVIVVSGARATDVGGVDIPDSPKAKVQIDSELIGRQTPGQTINDTLNLVPGVSFTNNDPFGSLGGSFTIRGFSSDRISQTFDGVPLNDSGNYALYTNQMLDPEIIEYATVSLGSTDVDSPTASAAGGTINIRSKVPDDEFGVLTSITYGNIISRGDPGDRMMYRFFGKIETGELTAGGLKAYISASRTENDSTFSNYGGVDKQQYNAKLFQPLGDNGDFISIAGHYNQNRNNFNGSPSNFSGIETYAIQDPEDRFYDLSDGTPCTLVDGVNGVQDRYNSCGTPFERRYNPSNTGNIRGNSRFSIGDSLTLTVDPSFQYVKANGGGTSIGYEGFSPDGFTGGIFRTDARNPQRNNRSTQYYYFGGTDLNGDGDTLDYVTILSPSHTQTRRYGVIANLIYDIDANNRVRLAYTFDRARHRQTGTAGSLLPNGEPVDVFPINDPLLDNDGVAPQKRNRLSYATLNQVSAEYRGEFGNLVAQVGVRAPFFSRDLNQYCVTTDASGNVNCINGDADIAAYVAANSSYVAPVSAKYKYDKLLPNVGLTYNFTDAFSVFASYAKNLSVPGTDSLYGSLFVGVAPVPETSDSFDLGLRYQTGNVQAQVSGWFNRYNNRLASAYDPVLDRTITRNLGTVDKYGIDGSISWKPSDPFLLYVFGSYLKSDIKDDVQTGANSFAATAGKREAGAPKFTLGARAQAELGPVELGAQIKRTGVRYLNDINTVELPGYTVADLDMRLSLGHFNEDLEKAYVQINVTNLLDEVYIGSASTGLTTSGAFVNIGPPRAFTASLIWGF; this comes from the coding sequence ATGAAGTTCAAATATCTCCTGACTGCTTCGGCGGTCGGCATTGCAGCAAGCGCAATGGTCGCTTCGCCAGCAGCAGCCCAGTCAACCGGTTCGGCCGACTTCGACGACGAAAACGTCATCGTCGTTTCGGGCGCCCGCGCAACCGATGTCGGTGGCGTCGATATTCCGGATTCGCCCAAGGCGAAGGTCCAGATCGACTCCGAACTGATCGGCCGCCAGACCCCCGGCCAGACGATCAACGATACGCTGAACCTCGTCCCGGGCGTCAGCTTCACCAACAACGACCCGTTCGGTTCGCTTGGTGGCAGCTTCACCATCCGCGGCTTCTCGTCGGACCGTATCTCGCAGACCTTCGACGGCGTTCCGCTGAACGACTCGGGTAACTATGCGCTCTACACCAACCAGATGCTCGACCCCGAAATCATCGAGTATGCGACCGTCAGCCTCGGTTCGACCGACGTCGACAGCCCGACCGCCTCGGCAGCCGGCGGTACGATCAACATCCGCTCGAAGGTTCCCGACGACGAGTTCGGCGTCCTGACCAGCATCACCTACGGCAACATCATTTCGCGCGGCGACCCGGGCGACCGCATGATGTACCGCTTCTTCGGCAAGATCGAGACCGGTGAACTGACTGCCGGTGGCCTCAAGGCCTACATCAGCGCTTCGCGTACCGAGAACGACTCGACCTTCTCGAACTACGGCGGCGTCGACAAGCAGCAGTACAACGCCAAGCTGTTCCAGCCGCTGGGCGACAATGGCGACTTCATCTCGATCGCCGGTCACTACAACCAGAACCGCAACAACTTCAACGGCTCGCCGTCGAACTTCAGCGGTATCGAAACCTATGCCATCCAGGATCCGGAAGACCGCTTCTACGACCTGTCGGACGGCACGCCCTGCACGCTCGTCGATGGCGTCAATGGCGTCCAGGACCGCTACAACTCGTGCGGCACTCCCTTCGAGCGTCGTTACAACCCCTCGAACACGGGCAACATCCGCGGCAACTCGCGCTTCTCGATCGGCGACTCGCTGACCCTCACGGTCGACCCGAGCTTCCAGTACGTGAAGGCCAACGGCGGCGGCACCTCGATCGGTTACGAAGGCTTCTCGCCCGACGGTTTCACCGGCGGCATCTTCCGGACCGATGCGCGTAATCCGCAGCGCAACAACCGTTCGACGCAGTACTACTACTTCGGCGGGACCGACCTGAACGGTGACGGCGATACGCTGGACTACGTGACGATCCTTTCGCCCAGCCACACGCAGACCCGTCGTTATGGCGTGATCGCCAACCTGATCTACGACATCGACGCCAACAACCGCGTTCGTCTGGCCTACACCTTCGACCGCGCGCGTCACCGCCAGACCGGCACCGCAGGTTCGCTGCTGCCGAACGGCGAGCCGGTGGACGTATTCCCGATCAACGATCCGCTGCTCGACAACGATGGCGTTGCGCCCCAGAAGCGTAACCGCCTTTCGTATGCTACACTCAACCAGGTTTCGGCAGAGTATCGTGGCGAGTTCGGTAACCTCGTTGCCCAGGTGGGTGTGCGTGCACCGTTCTTCTCGCGTGACCTGAACCAGTACTGCGTTACGACCGACGCATCGGGCAACGTGAACTGCATCAACGGCGACGCCGACATCGCAGCTTACGTGGCAGCCAACTCGAGCTACGTCGCGCCGGTTTCGGCGAAGTACAAGTACGACAAGCTGCTCCCGAACGTAGGCCTTACCTACAACTTCACCGACGCCTTCAGCGTCTTCGCAAGCTACGCGAAGAACCTGTCGGTCCCGGGCACGGACAGCCTTTACGGCTCGCTCTTCGTCGGTGTTGCACCGGTTCCGGAAACCTCGGACTCGTTCGACCTCGGCCTCCGTTACCAGACCGGTAACGTCCAGGCTCAGGTTTCGGGCTGGTTCAACCGCTACAACAACCGTCTGGCCTCCGCCTACGATCCGGTTCTTGACCGCACCATCACCCGCAACCTGGGCACGGTCGACAAGTACGGTATCGACGGCAGCATCTCGTGGAAGCCTTCGGACCCGTTCCTGCTCTATGTCTTCGGTTCCTACCTGAAGTCGGACATCAAAGACGACGTCCAGACCGGTGCCAACTCGTTCGCTGCAACTGCCGGCAAGCGTGAAGCCGGCGCTCCGAAGTTCACCCTCGGCGCCCGCGCCCAGGCCGAACTTGGTCCGGTGGAACTCGGCGCGCAGATCAAGCGCACCGGCGTCCGCTATCTGAACGACATCAACACCGTCGAGCTTCCGGGTTACACCGTGGCCGATCTCGACATGCGCCTCTCGCTGGGTCACTTCAACGAAGACCTCGAAAAGGCATACGTCCAGATCAACGTCACCAACCTGCTCGATGAAGTCTACATCGGTTCGGCATCGACCGGCCTAACGACTTCGGGTGCGTTCGTGAACATCGGCCCGCCGCGCGCCTTCACCGCGTCGCTCATCTGGGGCTTCTAA
- a CDS encoding isopenicillin N synthase family dioxygenase: MTDSKTEIAVVSLAQPLETIADDLGRSFEEYGFAVIRDHGIPQELIDRAEALSKAFFALPEEAKRAYHIPGGGGARGYTPFGTEKAKDAKVHDLKEFWHVGRELPEGHPLAQYMADNVWPSEVEGFRETFSELYAAFEAAGARVLEGIALHLGLDRDYFAATVKDGNSVMRLLRYPPLEGAEAEGAIRAAAHGDINTITLLLGAEEAGLELLTAQGEWKAVAPPEGALVVNIGDMLDRLTNNKLRSTTHRVVNPRGEAAYRARYSMPFFLHFRPDYVIETLPSCIDPERPEHHPEPISSHDFLLQRLREINLV, encoded by the coding sequence ATGACCGACTCGAAAACCGAAATTGCGGTTGTGTCACTCGCACAGCCGCTCGAAACCATTGCCGACGATCTTGGACGCAGCTTCGAGGAGTATGGCTTCGCCGTAATCCGCGACCATGGCATCCCGCAGGAACTGATCGACCGCGCCGAAGCTTTGTCGAAGGCGTTCTTCGCGCTGCCCGAAGAGGCCAAGCGGGCCTATCACATTCCCGGCGGCGGCGGCGCGCGCGGCTATACTCCGTTCGGGACCGAGAAGGCCAAGGACGCCAAGGTCCATGACCTCAAGGAATTCTGGCACGTCGGGCGCGAGCTTCCCGAAGGTCACCCGCTCGCCCAGTACATGGCCGACAACGTCTGGCCGTCGGAGGTCGAGGGTTTCCGCGAGACCTTCAGCGAACTCTATGCCGCGTTCGAGGCGGCCGGCGCGCGCGTGCTCGAGGGCATCGCACTGCACCTCGGCCTCGATCGCGATTATTTCGCCGCCACCGTCAAGGACGGCAATTCGGTGATGCGCCTGCTGCGTTACCCACCGCTGGAAGGTGCCGAAGCCGAGGGCGCCATCCGCGCAGCGGCTCATGGCGATATCAACACCATCACGCTTTTGCTGGGAGCAGAAGAGGCCGGTCTCGAACTGCTTACCGCGCAGGGCGAATGGAAGGCTGTCGCGCCGCCCGAAGGTGCGCTGGTAGTCAATATCGGCGACATGCTCGATCGTCTGACCAACAACAAGCTGCGTTCGACCACCCACCGCGTCGTCAACCCGCGCGGGGAGGCTGCTTACCGGGCACGTTATTCGATGCCGTTCTTCCTGCATTTCCGGCCGGATTACGTCATCGAAACGCTGCCCTCGTGCATCGATCCCGAGCGGCCGGAGCATCATCCCGAACCGATTTCGAGTCACGATTTCCTCTTGCAGCGCCTGCGCGAAATCAATCTCGTTTAG
- a CDS encoding NupC/NupG family nucleoside CNT transporter yields the protein MPPIVINLLGIVAILAIAFLLSVGKRRIKLRVVGAAFALQAFMAFLVLGTTGGRAVIKGMADGVAALLSYAGQGTQFLFGPNETNPLANTFALGALPVIIFFAALVSILYHLGIMQRVVRWVGGAIGWVTGISKVESLGAAANIFVGQSESPLVVRPYLAALSPSRLFTLMSVGMAGVAGTILAAYAGLLGNSYLPFLLAAAFMSAPGGILMAKIIMPDEDEANDPQGGVALPAARISGDGPAAITEGDKPHEVEVAETFEEGHKPANIIEAAAQGAQTGVKLAVAVGAMVLAFVALVALANGILGGIGGWFGMADLSFQKLLGFVFAPVMYLLGVPWAEAGAAGGLFGTKIVLNEFVAFIDLGAMEPGVLSERTRAIVTFALCGFANFSSIAIQMAVTGGLAPNQRPVIAKLGLRALAAGSLANLMSAALAGLFLPY from the coding sequence ATGCCGCCAATCGTCATCAACCTGCTCGGCATCGTCGCGATCCTTGCGATCGCCTTCCTGCTTTCGGTCGGCAAGCGCCGCATCAAGCTGAGGGTGGTTGGCGCGGCGTTCGCGTTGCAGGCGTTCATGGCGTTCCTCGTGCTGGGCACCACAGGCGGTCGTGCGGTCATCAAGGGCATGGCGGACGGGGTCGCGGCGCTGCTGTCCTATGCGGGGCAGGGGACGCAGTTCCTCTTCGGACCGAACGAGACCAACCCGCTCGCCAACACCTTTGCGCTGGGGGCGCTGCCGGTGATCATCTTTTTCGCCGCGCTCGTTTCGATCCTCTACCATCTCGGCATCATGCAGCGCGTGGTGCGCTGGGTCGGCGGGGCGATCGGCTGGGTGACGGGCATTTCCAAGGTGGAATCGCTCGGTGCGGCGGCGAATATCTTCGTCGGCCAGTCGGAAAGCCCGCTCGTCGTGCGCCCCTATCTTGCTGCCCTGTCGCCCAGCCGTCTGTTCACCCTCATGAGCGTCGGCATGGCCGGCGTGGCAGGCACGATCTTGGCCGCATATGCGGGCCTGCTCGGTAACAGCTACCTGCCCTTCCTCCTCGCCGCCGCTTTCATGTCGGCGCCGGGCGGCATCCTGATGGCGAAGATCATCATGCCCGACGAGGACGAAGCGAACGATCCGCAGGGCGGTGTCGCGCTGCCCGCCGCGCGGATCAGCGGTGACGGACCGGCGGCGATCACCGAAGGCGACAAGCCGCACGAGGTCGAGGTCGCCGAGACCTTCGAGGAAGGCCACAAGCCTGCCAACATCATCGAAGCCGCGGCGCAGGGCGCGCAGACCGGCGTCAAGCTGGCGGTGGCGGTCGGTGCGATGGTGCTCGCCTTCGTCGCGCTGGTTGCTCTGGCCAACGGCATTCTCGGCGGGATCGGCGGCTGGTTCGGCATGGCCGACCTGTCGTTCCAGAAACTGCTCGGCTTCGTCTTCGCGCCGGTCATGTACCTGCTGGGCGTTCCCTGGGCCGAGGCCGGGGCCGCAGGCGGGCTGTTCGGCACCAAGATCGTGCTCAACGAATTCGTCGCCTTCATCGACCTCGGCGCGATGGAGCCGGGCGTGTTGAGCGAGCGGACCCGCGCCATCGTCACTTTCGCGCTGTGCGGTTTCGCCAACTTCAGCTCGATCGCCATCCAGATGGCAGTGACTGGCGGGCTTGCGCCAAATCAAAGACCGGTCATCGCCAAGCTGGGATTGCGCGCTCTCGCCGCCGGCAGCCTCGCCAACCTGATGAGCGCGGCGCTGGCGGGACTCTTCCTCCCGTATTAA